From the genome of Candidatus Poribacteria bacterium:
GGGCAATAACAGCCAACTTGTCAGCGTCTGTGAACGTCTCTGTGGTGATACCCGCGCCCAATACTAAGAGGGCATCATAATTCTGCACCTGTGCCGCTTGTAATACCGGTGTATTCTCCGCAATATATTCCCAGTGCAGACCTGCTTCGTCAAAAAGCGGACCTGCGATGTCATCTAAATCGCAGGTGCCATCGGGTCCCAAGAAGTCCCGCGTGACACCTACACGAAATACGGATTTGTTCATATTATTCCTCAATCCAAATTTGGCGGAAGTATTTCCAATTCAACGGTTGAAGTTTAAGGTTTTTGACCTTTTTGTTAGTGACTAAAATCTGCTTCGCATGCGCCAATGGGACCCACGGTACATCTTTGTGGAAAATCCGCTGTGCTTCTTGATAGAGCGAGATTCGCTTTTCTCGATCTGAGGTTGCTCTTGCTTGCTCTAAAACGGATTGCATTTCATCGCTTCGATAAAATGCGATATTTCCAGCGGGCTTCTCCGCTGAGGATTTACTGAGAAGAAAGTAGAGGAAGTTATCAGGGTCCCCGAGGTCCGCACTCCATCCTAACATCGCGATGTCGTGCTCCCCATTCTTCGTTTTCTCAAGATAGGTCCCCCAGTCGAAGGTCACGATTTTTGTCTCAATTCCAACATTTCGGAGTTCGGATTGAAGGACTTCTGCCAGGGCGCGTCCATCAGGAATATACGGACGTGGGACGGGTAATGCCCAGAGCGTCGTTTCAAACCCCTCGGGATAACCTGCCTCAGCGAGCAGTTTCCTCGACAGTTCTGGATCGTAAGCGTAACCCTCAATTGAATCATCATAACTCCAGAGTGTCGGTGGAATCGGGTTCTTCGCTGGGATTCCCAAACCTTGATATAAGTGTTCAATGATCGCTGACTTGTTGATAGCGTGGTTAATTGCGAGTCGCACCTTGAGAGTGTCGAAAGGAGATTTGTCCATGTTCATCGCCAAGTAGCCGATGCTCATCCCGGGTTGCGATAACAACTCAAGCGTCTCGTCATCTCGGATCTGTTGCAAATCGTCCGGATTTGGGAACTCCATCGCG
Proteins encoded in this window:
- a CDS encoding ABC transporter substrate-binding protein; the protein is MKHRFFTRIFLFTFLISLLAGFSPLRADSHLQRGGTLIFGRGGDSVGLDPALEEDGESFKVCDNIYDTLVHYKDESTELEAGLATNWESSEDGLIWTFHLRRGVTFHDGTPFNAEAVLFSLNRQHDDTHPFHKVGGSYIYWIATGLAEIVDKIIAVDDFTVQIHLKTAYAPFIYTIAITPFSIVSPTAVKKWGDEFSNNPVGTGPFKFVQWDRKDKIVLEANDAYWGGPPMLERVILRSIPDNSVRLIELQQGSIHAMEFPNPDDLQQIRDDETLELLSQPGMSIGYLAMNMDKSPFDTLKVRLAINHAINKSAIIEHLYQGLGIPAKNPIPPTLWSYDDSIEGYAYDPELSRKLLAEAGYPEGFETTLWALPVPRPYIPDGRALAEVLQSELRNVGIETKIVTFDWGTYLEKTKNGEHDIAMLGWSADLGDPDNFLYFLLSKSSAEKPAGNIAFYRSDEMQSVLEQARATSDREKRISLYQEAQRIFHKDVPWVPLAHAKQILVTNKKVKNLKLQPLNWKYFRQIWIEE